A genomic segment from Pseudostreptobacillus hongkongensis encodes:
- a CDS encoding type I restriction-modification system subunit M N-terminal domain-containing protein, which translates to MAENEVIQRAELQRKIWNIADALRGSVDGWDFKQYVLGTLFYRFISENIVEFFNSAEHESGDLEFDYVNLSDE; encoded by the coding sequence ATACAAAGAGCAGAATTGCAAAGAAAAATATGGAATATAGCTGATGCTTTAAGGGGTTCAGTAGATGGTTGGGATTTTAAACAATATGTATTAGGAACATTGTTTTATAGATTTATTTCAGAAAATATAGTAGAGTTTTTTAATTCAGCAGAACATGAATCAGGAGATTTAGAATTTGATTATGTAAATTTATCTGATGAAGA